A window of Scophthalmus maximus strain ysfricsl-2021 chromosome 10, ASM2237912v1, whole genome shotgun sequence contains these coding sequences:
- the blnk gene encoding B-cell linker protein isoform X1, with the protein MNLPSREECEGWDQARVALFMCQNKMPECATMVKKLRINGHRLLNLSDSDMSKFSLIHQPQLQKIVQDIKKTDDSFLDKLRRLKNKPSPKVPARDYRDDDQLSEPDYDNGMYEDPREEPDDSYEPPPSHRAFPTTPSASFPRGDYLDSCRNQPSRQPRKPLRPGKASKQLPPEPTHKGSDEEDYISPDGSNDDDNYIEPDENQPAKPVVNCRSRAGRDRPMLPTPSQEHPPCPDFYEVPDTEESSLSTPARRLCPVSTPQLLALPPKHSPRQNMQRSPPTVQEAEGEDEYEVCDKDDRSCDKTTERPPPLLPKPLPRVSPKPPIRLRLDLKPRAFESQTLPVMKTDHKAPPKAFTLDLKRPKIPLPQLTFPKPTDRGSVPADNRSTDEDKDADVYEKPWYASACDRKTADDVLLRSNKDGAFMVRKSSGQDAQQPYTLVVFYKDRVYNIPIRFIANTQQYALGREKKGEEHFSSVCHIIESHQRNPLVLIDSQSNSKDATKLSYPVKP; encoded by the exons ATGAACCTGCCGTCCAGAGAGGAATGTGAGGGCTGGGACCAGGCACGAGTAGCCCTCTTTATGTGCCAG AACAAAATGCCAGAATGTGCCACCATGGTAAAAAAGCTGAGAATTAATGGACACAGACTTCTG AACCTGTCTGACAGTGACATGAGCAAGTTTAGTCTCATCCACCAACC GCAGTTACAAAAGATCGTCCAAGACATCAAGAAAACAGATGACAGCTTTCTGGATAAACTAAGAAG actgaaaaacaaaccgAGTCCAAAGGTTCCGGCGCGAGATTACAGAG ATGATGACCAGCTGTCTGAACCTGATTAT GATAATGGCATGTATGAGGATCCACGTGAGGAGCCGGACGACAGCTATGAGCCTCCTCCCAGCCACAGAGCATTCCCCACCACTCCTTCTGCTTCCTTCCCAAGGGGGGACTACCTTG ACAGCTGCCGTAACCAGCCCAGCCGGCAACCCAGGAAGCCCCTCCGCCCAGGCAAAGCCTCCAAACAACTGCCCCCTGAACCCACCCACAAGGGGAGCGATGAA gaaGACTACATCAGTCCAGACGGCAGTAATGATGATGACAACTACATAGAACCTGATGAGAATCAACCAGCCA AACCTGTAGTGAATTGTAGGAGCAGAGCAGGAAGGGACCGACCCATGTTGCCTACACCGTCACAAGAGCATCCACCCTGTCCTG atttttatgaaGTGCCGGACACAGAG GAGAGCTCACTATCAACTCCAGCCAGGAG ACTGTGTCCAGTCTCTACACCACAGTTACTTGCTTTACCGCCAAAACACAGCCCCAG ACAGAATATGCAGAGATCTCCCCCTACT GTGCAGGAGgctgaaggtgaagatgaataTGAAGTTTGCGACAAAGATGATA GATCCTGTGATAAAACTACAGAGCGTCCTCCTCCACTTCTACCGAAACCTTTGCCCAGAGT GTCACCAAAACCCCCTATAAGGCTG AGGCTGGATTTAAAGCCAAGGGCATTTGAGA GCCAAACGCTGCCTGTGATGAAAACTGACCACAAAGCTCCACCAAAAGCTTTTACACTGGACTTGAAACGACCAAA AATTCCTCTTCCGCAGTTGACCTTCCCCA AACcaacagacagaggaagtgtTCCCGCTGATAACAGGTCGACAGATGAAGATAAG GATGCAGATGTCTATGAGAAACCCTGGTATGCCAGCGCATGTGACCGCAAGACTGCTGACGATGTTTTGCTTCGCTCAAATAAA GACGGGGCGTTCATGGTGAGAAAGAGCTCCGGTCAGGACGCACAGCAGCCCTACACACTGGTGGTGTTTTACAAGGACAGGGTGTACAACATACCGATCCGCTTCATAGCAAACACTCAGCAGTACGCActggggagagagaagaaaggagaggag catttcagTAGCGTCTGCCACATCATCGAGAGCCATCAGAGGAATCCTCTGGTGCTGATTGACAGCCAGAGTAACAGCAAGGACGCCACCAAGCTGAGCTACCCAGTGAAGCCGTAG
- the blnk gene encoding B-cell linker protein isoform X2 produces MNLPSREECEGWDQARVALFMCQNLSDSDMSKFSLIHQPQLQKIVQDIKKTDDSFLDKLRRLKNKPSPKVPARDYRDDDQLSEPDYDNGMYEDPREEPDDSYEPPPSHRAFPTTPSASFPRGDYLDSCRNQPSRQPRKPLRPGKASKQLPPEPTHKGSDEEDYISPDGSNDDDNYIEPDENQPAKPVVNCRSRAGRDRPMLPTPSQEHPPCPDFYEVPDTEESSLSTPARRLCPVSTPQLLALPPKHSPRQNMQRSPPTVQEAEGEDEYEVCDKDDRSCDKTTERPPPLLPKPLPRVSPKPPIRLRLDLKPRAFESQTLPVMKTDHKAPPKAFTLDLKRPKIPLPQLTFPKPTDRGSVPADNRSTDEDKDADVYEKPWYASACDRKTADDVLLRSNKDGAFMVRKSSGQDAQQPYTLVVFYKDRVYNIPIRFIANTQQYALGREKKGEEHFSSVCHIIESHQRNPLVLIDSQSNSKDATKLSYPVKP; encoded by the exons ATGAACCTGCCGTCCAGAGAGGAATGTGAGGGCTGGGACCAGGCACGAGTAGCCCTCTTTATGTGCCAG AACCTGTCTGACAGTGACATGAGCAAGTTTAGTCTCATCCACCAACC GCAGTTACAAAAGATCGTCCAAGACATCAAGAAAACAGATGACAGCTTTCTGGATAAACTAAGAAG actgaaaaacaaaccgAGTCCAAAGGTTCCGGCGCGAGATTACAGAG ATGATGACCAGCTGTCTGAACCTGATTAT GATAATGGCATGTATGAGGATCCACGTGAGGAGCCGGACGACAGCTATGAGCCTCCTCCCAGCCACAGAGCATTCCCCACCACTCCTTCTGCTTCCTTCCCAAGGGGGGACTACCTTG ACAGCTGCCGTAACCAGCCCAGCCGGCAACCCAGGAAGCCCCTCCGCCCAGGCAAAGCCTCCAAACAACTGCCCCCTGAACCCACCCACAAGGGGAGCGATGAA gaaGACTACATCAGTCCAGACGGCAGTAATGATGATGACAACTACATAGAACCTGATGAGAATCAACCAGCCA AACCTGTAGTGAATTGTAGGAGCAGAGCAGGAAGGGACCGACCCATGTTGCCTACACCGTCACAAGAGCATCCACCCTGTCCTG atttttatgaaGTGCCGGACACAGAG GAGAGCTCACTATCAACTCCAGCCAGGAG ACTGTGTCCAGTCTCTACACCACAGTTACTTGCTTTACCGCCAAAACACAGCCCCAG ACAGAATATGCAGAGATCTCCCCCTACT GTGCAGGAGgctgaaggtgaagatgaataTGAAGTTTGCGACAAAGATGATA GATCCTGTGATAAAACTACAGAGCGTCCTCCTCCACTTCTACCGAAACCTTTGCCCAGAGT GTCACCAAAACCCCCTATAAGGCTG AGGCTGGATTTAAAGCCAAGGGCATTTGAGA GCCAAACGCTGCCTGTGATGAAAACTGACCACAAAGCTCCACCAAAAGCTTTTACACTGGACTTGAAACGACCAAA AATTCCTCTTCCGCAGTTGACCTTCCCCA AACcaacagacagaggaagtgtTCCCGCTGATAACAGGTCGACAGATGAAGATAAG GATGCAGATGTCTATGAGAAACCCTGGTATGCCAGCGCATGTGACCGCAAGACTGCTGACGATGTTTTGCTTCGCTCAAATAAA GACGGGGCGTTCATGGTGAGAAAGAGCTCCGGTCAGGACGCACAGCAGCCCTACACACTGGTGGTGTTTTACAAGGACAGGGTGTACAACATACCGATCCGCTTCATAGCAAACACTCAGCAGTACGCActggggagagagaagaaaggagaggag catttcagTAGCGTCTGCCACATCATCGAGAGCCATCAGAGGAATCCTCTGGTGCTGATTGACAGCCAGAGTAACAGCAAGGACGCCACCAAGCTGAGCTACCCAGTGAAGCCGTAG
- the blnk gene encoding B-cell linker protein isoform X3 → MNLPSREECEGWDQARVALFMCQNKMPECATMVKKLRINGHRLLNLSDSDMSKFSLIHQPQLQKIVQDIKKTDDSFLDKLRRLKNKPSPKVPARDYRDSCRNQPSRQPRKPLRPGKASKQLPPEPTHKGSDEEDYISPDGSNDDDNYIEPDENQPAKPVVNCRSRAGRDRPMLPTPSQEHPPCPDFYEVPDTEESSLSTPARRLCPVSTPQLLALPPKHSPRQNMQRSPPTVQEAEGEDEYEVCDKDDRSCDKTTERPPPLLPKPLPRVSPKPPIRLRLDLKPRAFESQTLPVMKTDHKAPPKAFTLDLKRPKIPLPQLTFPKPTDRGSVPADNRSTDEDKDADVYEKPWYASACDRKTADDVLLRSNKDGAFMVRKSSGQDAQQPYTLVVFYKDRVYNIPIRFIANTQQYALGREKKGEEHFSSVCHIIESHQRNPLVLIDSQSNSKDATKLSYPVKP, encoded by the exons ATGAACCTGCCGTCCAGAGAGGAATGTGAGGGCTGGGACCAGGCACGAGTAGCCCTCTTTATGTGCCAG AACAAAATGCCAGAATGTGCCACCATGGTAAAAAAGCTGAGAATTAATGGACACAGACTTCTG AACCTGTCTGACAGTGACATGAGCAAGTTTAGTCTCATCCACCAACC GCAGTTACAAAAGATCGTCCAAGACATCAAGAAAACAGATGACAGCTTTCTGGATAAACTAAGAAG actgaaaaacaaaccgAGTCCAAAGGTTCCGGCGCGAGATTACAGAG ACAGCTGCCGTAACCAGCCCAGCCGGCAACCCAGGAAGCCCCTCCGCCCAGGCAAAGCCTCCAAACAACTGCCCCCTGAACCCACCCACAAGGGGAGCGATGAA gaaGACTACATCAGTCCAGACGGCAGTAATGATGATGACAACTACATAGAACCTGATGAGAATCAACCAGCCA AACCTGTAGTGAATTGTAGGAGCAGAGCAGGAAGGGACCGACCCATGTTGCCTACACCGTCACAAGAGCATCCACCCTGTCCTG atttttatgaaGTGCCGGACACAGAG GAGAGCTCACTATCAACTCCAGCCAGGAG ACTGTGTCCAGTCTCTACACCACAGTTACTTGCTTTACCGCCAAAACACAGCCCCAG ACAGAATATGCAGAGATCTCCCCCTACT GTGCAGGAGgctgaaggtgaagatgaataTGAAGTTTGCGACAAAGATGATA GATCCTGTGATAAAACTACAGAGCGTCCTCCTCCACTTCTACCGAAACCTTTGCCCAGAGT GTCACCAAAACCCCCTATAAGGCTG AGGCTGGATTTAAAGCCAAGGGCATTTGAGA GCCAAACGCTGCCTGTGATGAAAACTGACCACAAAGCTCCACCAAAAGCTTTTACACTGGACTTGAAACGACCAAA AATTCCTCTTCCGCAGTTGACCTTCCCCA AACcaacagacagaggaagtgtTCCCGCTGATAACAGGTCGACAGATGAAGATAAG GATGCAGATGTCTATGAGAAACCCTGGTATGCCAGCGCATGTGACCGCAAGACTGCTGACGATGTTTTGCTTCGCTCAAATAAA GACGGGGCGTTCATGGTGAGAAAGAGCTCCGGTCAGGACGCACAGCAGCCCTACACACTGGTGGTGTTTTACAAGGACAGGGTGTACAACATACCGATCCGCTTCATAGCAAACACTCAGCAGTACGCActggggagagagaagaaaggagaggag catttcagTAGCGTCTGCCACATCATCGAGAGCCATCAGAGGAATCCTCTGGTGCTGATTGACAGCCAGAGTAACAGCAAGGACGCCACCAAGCTGAGCTACCCAGTGAAGCCGTAG
- the blnk gene encoding B-cell linker protein isoform X4, with translation MSNGGFNMSMERLGKLTAPATAKFRQLQKIVQDIKKTDDSFLDKLRRLKNKPSPKVPARDYRDDDQLSEPDYDNGMYEDPREEPDDSYEPPPSHRAFPTTPSASFPRGDYLDSCRNQPSRQPRKPLRPGKASKQLPPEPTHKGSDEEDYISPDGSNDDDNYIEPDENQPAKPVVNCRSRAGRDRPMLPTPSQEHPPCPDFYEVPDTEESSLSTPARRLCPVSTPQLLALPPKHSPRQNMQRSPPTVQEAEGEDEYEVCDKDDRSCDKTTERPPPLLPKPLPRVSPKPPIRLRLDLKPRAFESQTLPVMKTDHKAPPKAFTLDLKRPKIPLPQLTFPKPTDRGSVPADNRSTDEDKDADVYEKPWYASACDRKTADDVLLRSNKDGAFMVRKSSGQDAQQPYTLVVFYKDRVYNIPIRFIANTQQYALGREKKGEEHFSSVCHIIESHQRNPLVLIDSQSNSKDATKLSYPVKP, from the exons ATGTCGAATGGCGGGTTTAACATGAGTATGGAGAGGCTAGGTAAACTCACTGCTCCTGCCACGGCAAAATTTCG GCAGTTACAAAAGATCGTCCAAGACATCAAGAAAACAGATGACAGCTTTCTGGATAAACTAAGAAG actgaaaaacaaaccgAGTCCAAAGGTTCCGGCGCGAGATTACAGAG ATGATGACCAGCTGTCTGAACCTGATTAT GATAATGGCATGTATGAGGATCCACGTGAGGAGCCGGACGACAGCTATGAGCCTCCTCCCAGCCACAGAGCATTCCCCACCACTCCTTCTGCTTCCTTCCCAAGGGGGGACTACCTTG ACAGCTGCCGTAACCAGCCCAGCCGGCAACCCAGGAAGCCCCTCCGCCCAGGCAAAGCCTCCAAACAACTGCCCCCTGAACCCACCCACAAGGGGAGCGATGAA gaaGACTACATCAGTCCAGACGGCAGTAATGATGATGACAACTACATAGAACCTGATGAGAATCAACCAGCCA AACCTGTAGTGAATTGTAGGAGCAGAGCAGGAAGGGACCGACCCATGTTGCCTACACCGTCACAAGAGCATCCACCCTGTCCTG atttttatgaaGTGCCGGACACAGAG GAGAGCTCACTATCAACTCCAGCCAGGAG ACTGTGTCCAGTCTCTACACCACAGTTACTTGCTTTACCGCCAAAACACAGCCCCAG ACAGAATATGCAGAGATCTCCCCCTACT GTGCAGGAGgctgaaggtgaagatgaataTGAAGTTTGCGACAAAGATGATA GATCCTGTGATAAAACTACAGAGCGTCCTCCTCCACTTCTACCGAAACCTTTGCCCAGAGT GTCACCAAAACCCCCTATAAGGCTG AGGCTGGATTTAAAGCCAAGGGCATTTGAGA GCCAAACGCTGCCTGTGATGAAAACTGACCACAAAGCTCCACCAAAAGCTTTTACACTGGACTTGAAACGACCAAA AATTCCTCTTCCGCAGTTGACCTTCCCCA AACcaacagacagaggaagtgtTCCCGCTGATAACAGGTCGACAGATGAAGATAAG GATGCAGATGTCTATGAGAAACCCTGGTATGCCAGCGCATGTGACCGCAAGACTGCTGACGATGTTTTGCTTCGCTCAAATAAA GACGGGGCGTTCATGGTGAGAAAGAGCTCCGGTCAGGACGCACAGCAGCCCTACACACTGGTGGTGTTTTACAAGGACAGGGTGTACAACATACCGATCCGCTTCATAGCAAACACTCAGCAGTACGCActggggagagagaagaaaggagaggag catttcagTAGCGTCTGCCACATCATCGAGAGCCATCAGAGGAATCCTCTGGTGCTGATTGACAGCCAGAGTAACAGCAAGGACGCCACCAAGCTGAGCTACCCAGTGAAGCCGTAG
- the blnk gene encoding B-cell linker protein isoform X5 translates to MSNGGFNMSMERLGKLTAPATAKFRLKNKPSPKVPARDYRDDDQLSEPDYDNGMYEDPREEPDDSYEPPPSHRAFPTTPSASFPRGDYLDSCRNQPSRQPRKPLRPGKASKQLPPEPTHKGSDEEDYISPDGSNDDDNYIEPDENQPAKPVVNCRSRAGRDRPMLPTPSQEHPPCPDFYEVPDTEESSLSTPARRLCPVSTPQLLALPPKHSPRQNMQRSPPTVQEAEGEDEYEVCDKDDRSCDKTTERPPPLLPKPLPRVSPKPPIRLRLDLKPRAFESQTLPVMKTDHKAPPKAFTLDLKRPKIPLPQLTFPKPTDRGSVPADNRSTDEDKDADVYEKPWYASACDRKTADDVLLRSNKDGAFMVRKSSGQDAQQPYTLVVFYKDRVYNIPIRFIANTQQYALGREKKGEEHFSSVCHIIESHQRNPLVLIDSQSNSKDATKLSYPVKP, encoded by the exons ATGTCGAATGGCGGGTTTAACATGAGTATGGAGAGGCTAGGTAAACTCACTGCTCCTGCCACGGCAAAATTTCG actgaaaaacaaaccgAGTCCAAAGGTTCCGGCGCGAGATTACAGAG ATGATGACCAGCTGTCTGAACCTGATTAT GATAATGGCATGTATGAGGATCCACGTGAGGAGCCGGACGACAGCTATGAGCCTCCTCCCAGCCACAGAGCATTCCCCACCACTCCTTCTGCTTCCTTCCCAAGGGGGGACTACCTTG ACAGCTGCCGTAACCAGCCCAGCCGGCAACCCAGGAAGCCCCTCCGCCCAGGCAAAGCCTCCAAACAACTGCCCCCTGAACCCACCCACAAGGGGAGCGATGAA gaaGACTACATCAGTCCAGACGGCAGTAATGATGATGACAACTACATAGAACCTGATGAGAATCAACCAGCCA AACCTGTAGTGAATTGTAGGAGCAGAGCAGGAAGGGACCGACCCATGTTGCCTACACCGTCACAAGAGCATCCACCCTGTCCTG atttttatgaaGTGCCGGACACAGAG GAGAGCTCACTATCAACTCCAGCCAGGAG ACTGTGTCCAGTCTCTACACCACAGTTACTTGCTTTACCGCCAAAACACAGCCCCAG ACAGAATATGCAGAGATCTCCCCCTACT GTGCAGGAGgctgaaggtgaagatgaataTGAAGTTTGCGACAAAGATGATA GATCCTGTGATAAAACTACAGAGCGTCCTCCTCCACTTCTACCGAAACCTTTGCCCAGAGT GTCACCAAAACCCCCTATAAGGCTG AGGCTGGATTTAAAGCCAAGGGCATTTGAGA GCCAAACGCTGCCTGTGATGAAAACTGACCACAAAGCTCCACCAAAAGCTTTTACACTGGACTTGAAACGACCAAA AATTCCTCTTCCGCAGTTGACCTTCCCCA AACcaacagacagaggaagtgtTCCCGCTGATAACAGGTCGACAGATGAAGATAAG GATGCAGATGTCTATGAGAAACCCTGGTATGCCAGCGCATGTGACCGCAAGACTGCTGACGATGTTTTGCTTCGCTCAAATAAA GACGGGGCGTTCATGGTGAGAAAGAGCTCCGGTCAGGACGCACAGCAGCCCTACACACTGGTGGTGTTTTACAAGGACAGGGTGTACAACATACCGATCCGCTTCATAGCAAACACTCAGCAGTACGCActggggagagagaagaaaggagaggag catttcagTAGCGTCTGCCACATCATCGAGAGCCATCAGAGGAATCCTCTGGTGCTGATTGACAGCCAGAGTAACAGCAAGGACGCCACCAAGCTGAGCTACCCAGTGAAGCCGTAG
- the blnk gene encoding B-cell linker protein isoform X6, with protein sequence MSNGGFNMSMERLGKLTAPATAKFRQLQKIVQDIKKTDDSFLDKLRRLKNKPSPKVPARDYRDSCRNQPSRQPRKPLRPGKASKQLPPEPTHKGSDEEDYISPDGSNDDDNYIEPDENQPAKPVVNCRSRAGRDRPMLPTPSQEHPPCPDFYEVPDTEESSLSTPARRLCPVSTPQLLALPPKHSPRQNMQRSPPTVQEAEGEDEYEVCDKDDRSCDKTTERPPPLLPKPLPRVSPKPPIRLRLDLKPRAFESQTLPVMKTDHKAPPKAFTLDLKRPKIPLPQLTFPKPTDRGSVPADNRSTDEDKDADVYEKPWYASACDRKTADDVLLRSNKDGAFMVRKSSGQDAQQPYTLVVFYKDRVYNIPIRFIANTQQYALGREKKGEEHFSSVCHIIESHQRNPLVLIDSQSNSKDATKLSYPVKP encoded by the exons ATGTCGAATGGCGGGTTTAACATGAGTATGGAGAGGCTAGGTAAACTCACTGCTCCTGCCACGGCAAAATTTCG GCAGTTACAAAAGATCGTCCAAGACATCAAGAAAACAGATGACAGCTTTCTGGATAAACTAAGAAG actgaaaaacaaaccgAGTCCAAAGGTTCCGGCGCGAGATTACAGAG ACAGCTGCCGTAACCAGCCCAGCCGGCAACCCAGGAAGCCCCTCCGCCCAGGCAAAGCCTCCAAACAACTGCCCCCTGAACCCACCCACAAGGGGAGCGATGAA gaaGACTACATCAGTCCAGACGGCAGTAATGATGATGACAACTACATAGAACCTGATGAGAATCAACCAGCCA AACCTGTAGTGAATTGTAGGAGCAGAGCAGGAAGGGACCGACCCATGTTGCCTACACCGTCACAAGAGCATCCACCCTGTCCTG atttttatgaaGTGCCGGACACAGAG GAGAGCTCACTATCAACTCCAGCCAGGAG ACTGTGTCCAGTCTCTACACCACAGTTACTTGCTTTACCGCCAAAACACAGCCCCAG ACAGAATATGCAGAGATCTCCCCCTACT GTGCAGGAGgctgaaggtgaagatgaataTGAAGTTTGCGACAAAGATGATA GATCCTGTGATAAAACTACAGAGCGTCCTCCTCCACTTCTACCGAAACCTTTGCCCAGAGT GTCACCAAAACCCCCTATAAGGCTG AGGCTGGATTTAAAGCCAAGGGCATTTGAGA GCCAAACGCTGCCTGTGATGAAAACTGACCACAAAGCTCCACCAAAAGCTTTTACACTGGACTTGAAACGACCAAA AATTCCTCTTCCGCAGTTGACCTTCCCCA AACcaacagacagaggaagtgtTCCCGCTGATAACAGGTCGACAGATGAAGATAAG GATGCAGATGTCTATGAGAAACCCTGGTATGCCAGCGCATGTGACCGCAAGACTGCTGACGATGTTTTGCTTCGCTCAAATAAA GACGGGGCGTTCATGGTGAGAAAGAGCTCCGGTCAGGACGCACAGCAGCCCTACACACTGGTGGTGTTTTACAAGGACAGGGTGTACAACATACCGATCCGCTTCATAGCAAACACTCAGCAGTACGCActggggagagagaagaaaggagaggag catttcagTAGCGTCTGCCACATCATCGAGAGCCATCAGAGGAATCCTCTGGTGCTGATTGACAGCCAGAGTAACAGCAAGGACGCCACCAAGCTGAGCTACCCAGTGAAGCCGTAG